One stretch of Gopherus flavomarginatus isolate rGopFla2 chromosome 2, rGopFla2.mat.asm, whole genome shotgun sequence DNA includes these proteins:
- the SNRNP27 gene encoding U4/U6.U5 small nuclear ribonucleoprotein 27 kDa protein — MVRSRSRSPPRRERRRSRSASRERERRRRERSRSRERDRRRSRSRSPHRRRSRSPRRHRSSSSSPSRQKERRDDEKKENKDTKSKEHQITEEDMEGKTEEEIEMMKTMGFASFDTTKGKKVDGSVNAYAINVSQKRKYRQYMNRKGGFNRPLDFIA; from the exons ATGGTCCGGAGCCGCTCCAGGTCCCCCCCGCGGAGGG AACGTAGGCGCTCTCGTTCTGCATCacgggagagggagaggaggcgaCGGGAACGTTCGAGGTCCCgggaaagggacaggaggaggagTCGTTCCCGTTCCCCACACAGGAGGAGATCCAG GTCCCCGAGACGGCACAGATCCAGCTCTTCTTCCCCGTCCCGGCAGAAGGAAAGGCGAGAcgatgaaaagaaagaaaacaaagacaccaAAAGCAAAGAGCATCAGATCACTG AAGAAGATATGGAAGGCAAAACAGAGGAGGAAATTGAGATGATGAAAACAATGGGATTTGCATCCTTTGACACAACAAAA GGGAAGAAAGTGGATGGCTCTGTAAATGCCTACGCTATAAACGTGTCACAGAAGAGAAAGTACAG GCAGTACATGAACAGAAAAGGTGGATTCAACAGACCGTTGGATTTTATTGCCTGA